Proteins found in one Terribacillus sp. DMT04 genomic segment:
- a CDS encoding DinB family protein, giving the protein MQEKPSKTEYPAYYQDYMKLVPEGNIVALFKEQERMTTNLLQGLTDQQASFAYEKDKWTIKEVAGHLTDTERILAYRLLTIARGDVTPLPGFQEDAYVQQADFTGMTVASLLAQYKAVRASTIALLESLNDQDWTRQGMANNYITSVRALAYILLGHERHHHNVLHERYFASATYPVNRM; this is encoded by the coding sequence ATGCAAGAAAAACCTAGTAAAACGGAATACCCTGCTTATTATCAAGATTACATGAAACTAGTGCCAGAGGGAAATATTGTTGCTTTATTTAAGGAGCAAGAACGCATGACAACAAATTTGCTGCAAGGCTTAACGGATCAGCAAGCATCTTTTGCATATGAAAAAGATAAATGGACGATTAAGGAAGTTGCTGGACATCTGACCGATACAGAGCGCATCCTTGCTTATCGGCTGCTGACAATTGCCCGTGGAGATGTAACGCCGCTGCCAGGTTTTCAAGAAGATGCTTACGTGCAGCAGGCAGATTTTACAGGTATGACCGTTGCTAGCCTGCTGGCACAGTATAAGGCTGTACGTGCTTCCACTATTGCGTTACTAGAATCGTTGAATGACCAAGATTGGACGAGACAAGGCATGGCCAATAATTACATCACTTCTGTTCGAGCGCTTGCTTATATCCTGCTTGGGCATGAGCGCCATCACCATAATGTTCTGCATGAACGGTACTTCGCTTCCGCAACCTACCCCGTAAATCGCATGTAA
- a CDS encoding sporulation protein codes for MLKKCLEMMQMRAPSITLVLDQASYQAGEKIEGHFQLHGGWKDQSLNRLDCDLVIKNSANDKIVNIKNVLSIFMSKQLKSNEQLNKPFTFRLPEELEPSSTTTRYELKTKLVFANEKCATDDRQVRILA; via the coding sequence GTGTTGAAGAAGTGTTTAGAGATGATGCAGATGCGGGCGCCATCCATTACGCTCGTATTGGACCAGGCAAGCTATCAAGCAGGCGAAAAAATTGAAGGGCATTTTCAGCTCCATGGCGGCTGGAAAGACCAAAGTTTAAACAGATTAGATTGCGATTTGGTTATAAAAAACAGCGCAAACGATAAAATAGTGAATATAAAGAATGTACTTAGCATCTTTATGTCAAAGCAGCTGAAATCCAATGAACAGCTGAATAAGCCGTTCACCTTCCGTTTGCCGGAAGAATTGGAACCAAGCTCGACAACCACTAGATATGAACTGAAGACCAAGCTTGTTTTTGCAAATGAAAAATGCGCAACCGATGATAGGCAAGTTCGGATTTTAGCGTAG
- a CDS encoding hemolysin family protein, with product MDPSIVINLSLVVLFIIFTAFFVGAEFSVVKVRMSRIDQLVAEGNKRAIIVRKLVDNLDYYLSACQLGITVTALVLGALGEPTVEKILHPLFHEFGLSESLSTILSYAIAFASVTFLHVVIGELAPKTLAIQYTEQLTLILGPPLYWFGKLMAPFIYLLNGSARVFLRMFGVKPAAHESAHSEEELRIIMTQSYQSGEINKTELSYMENIFTFDERVAKDIMVPRTQVVTLEKSMTAAEVIEVIDEHQFTRYLVTDDGDKDHIIGFVNVKEMLTDFAAGRRQNLPNFIHELPTIHEGTSLQSALLKMQTERVHIALVVDEYGGTAGILTMEDILEEIVGEIHDEFDDDEVPDIQEVDGLTYHINGRVLLDDLEDQFEFVFDDRNDVDTIGGWIFVKSDEVEDKTTVVDEAGNEWEVIEMDNHQILMIELRILEQKQLPVMEA from the coding sequence TTGGACCCATCAATAGTCATTAATTTAAGTTTAGTTGTGTTATTCATCATTTTTACAGCCTTTTTCGTAGGTGCGGAATTTTCTGTCGTGAAAGTGCGTATGTCGCGCATCGATCAGCTTGTCGCTGAGGGGAACAAACGGGCAATTATTGTCCGCAAACTAGTGGATAACCTGGATTATTACTTGTCAGCGTGTCAGTTGGGGATTACGGTCACTGCCCTTGTATTGGGTGCATTAGGTGAGCCTACGGTCGAGAAAATACTGCATCCGCTGTTCCATGAGTTTGGTCTCTCTGAATCCCTGTCTACCATTCTCTCGTATGCAATTGCTTTTGCATCGGTTACATTCTTACATGTTGTAATTGGAGAACTGGCACCAAAGACACTGGCGATTCAGTATACAGAGCAGTTGACATTAATTCTAGGACCGCCGTTGTATTGGTTTGGTAAATTAATGGCACCATTCATCTATTTGCTGAACGGATCCGCGCGTGTGTTTTTAAGAATGTTTGGTGTGAAGCCGGCAGCTCATGAGTCAGCACACTCGGAGGAAGAACTGCGTATTATCATGACGCAGAGCTATCAAAGTGGTGAAATTAACAAAACAGAACTTAGTTATATGGAAAATATCTTTACATTTGATGAACGTGTAGCGAAAGACATTATGGTTCCGCGAACACAAGTGGTTACATTGGAAAAATCCATGACCGCTGCGGAAGTAATTGAAGTGATTGATGAACATCAATTTACCCGTTACCTAGTGACAGATGATGGAGATAAAGACCATATTATCGGATTCGTTAACGTGAAAGAGATGCTGACAGATTTTGCTGCCGGCAGAAGGCAGAACTTGCCTAACTTCATCCATGAACTGCCTACTATTCATGAAGGAACTTCGCTGCAGAGCGCCCTTCTTAAGATGCAGACAGAACGTGTGCACATAGCGCTTGTAGTGGATGAGTATGGCGGTACAGCAGGTATTCTGACAATGGAAGACATCTTAGAAGAAATTGTTGGTGAAATTCACGACGAGTTTGATGACGATGAAGTACCGGATATTCAAGAAGTCGACGGCCTGACTTATCATATCAATGGCCGTGTGCTGCTGGACGATCTTGAAGATCAATTTGAGTTTGTATTCGATGATCGGAACGATGTGGATACAATCGGCGGCTGGATTTTCGTCAAGAGTGATGAAGTTGAGGATAAAACAACTGTCGTGGATGAAGCAGGAAATGAGTGGGAGGTTATCGAAATGGATAATCATCAAATCTTAATGATTGAACTGCGCATCCTGGAACAAAAACAGCTTCCTGTTATGGAAGCGTGA
- a CDS encoding AraC family transcriptional regulator, translating into MSEKHTIKLYENKHQEKNEVARHQHDISHQLLYVLDGEGRCELHNSSRELRRDCIVLISPHTEHAIHALSKMTVLVLEFNSHHLAEDVNAYLVEPVFSVSRVLNLSLFESSEIRQLLRKMLFEQSQVHPIHAIGLKLLLAQVLYQLTIMQQEDMTQDMNARRAKWLKNHLETRYFEIASMEELAAKAGVSSRYMNQVFKEMYDTTPYQFLTEVRLVKAKKMLQESDREIVSICFEVGFEAVSTFYRVFKKYVGVTPNVYRRTADDFRN; encoded by the coding sequence TTGAGTGAGAAGCATACCATTAAACTTTACGAAAATAAGCACCAAGAAAAAAATGAGGTTGCCCGGCATCAGCATGATATCTCCCATCAGCTGCTTTATGTTTTGGATGGAGAAGGCAGGTGTGAACTGCATAATAGCAGCCGAGAGCTGCGGCGGGATTGTATTGTGCTCATTTCTCCGCATACGGAGCATGCTATTCACGCTCTTTCAAAAATGACGGTGCTTGTACTTGAGTTTAACAGTCATCATCTTGCAGAGGATGTTAACGCTTATTTAGTAGAGCCAGTTTTCTCGGTATCGCGCGTGTTGAATCTCTCCCTGTTTGAAAGCAGTGAGATTCGGCAGCTGCTGCGGAAGATGCTGTTTGAGCAGTCGCAAGTTCACCCTATTCATGCAATCGGTTTAAAGCTATTGTTGGCACAAGTTCTGTATCAACTGACGATCATGCAGCAGGAAGATATGACGCAGGATATGAATGCCAGAAGAGCAAAATGGCTGAAGAACCATTTAGAAACTCGATATTTTGAGATTGCAAGTATGGAAGAACTGGCAGCGAAAGCAGGAGTGAGCAGCCGCTATATGAATCAGGTTTTCAAAGAAATGTATGATACAACGCCGTATCAATTTCTCACAGAAGTGAGGCTGGTAAAGGCAAAAAAAATGCTGCAAGAATCAGACCGAGAGATTGTTTCAATCTGCTTTGAAGTTGGATTTGAAGCAGTATCTACCTTTTATCGGGTGTTTAAAAAATATGTTGGCGTTACGCCAAATGTTTACCGGCGAACGGCAGATGACTTCCGAAATTGA
- a CDS encoding Gfo/Idh/MocA family protein, producing the protein MAAKKIGIIMNGVTGRMGTNQHLIRSIAAIRAEGGVLLSNGERLLPDPILVGRNEEKLSKLARENNVERYSTDLEAALADDYNVIYFDSQTTNRREKSIKQAIQAGKHIYCEKPTATSLEGSLELARLAREAGVKNGVVQDKLFLPGLLKLKHLIDSNYFGDILSVKLDFGYWVFEGDWQEAQRPSWNYRAEDGGGIIVDMFAHWRYVIDHLFGEIDSMTCIGATHIPYRVDEAGNRYKATADDAAYAIFALKNGVVVQANSSWTTRVDRDDLVTFQVDGTLGSAVAGLRDCKVQHRVSTPKPVWNPDIPNTIDFRSQWESLPENRTYDNGFKIQWEQFLRHVEEDAAFPWDLLEGAKGTQLSDLGLEAWHEKKWVTVPSLEI; encoded by the coding sequence ATGGCAGCAAAGAAAATTGGGATTATCATGAACGGTGTAACAGGAAGAATGGGGACAAACCAGCATTTAATTCGTTCGATCGCAGCTATTCGTGCAGAAGGCGGCGTACTTCTTTCAAATGGAGAGCGCCTTCTGCCGGATCCAATCTTAGTTGGAAGAAACGAAGAGAAGCTTTCCAAGCTTGCCAGAGAAAATAATGTGGAGCGATACAGTACTGACCTGGAAGCTGCATTGGCAGATGACTATAACGTTATCTACTTTGATTCCCAAACAACAAATCGAAGAGAAAAGAGTATTAAGCAAGCGATTCAAGCCGGTAAACATATCTATTGTGAGAAGCCTACAGCTACTAGTCTTGAGGGTTCATTGGAATTAGCGAGATTGGCGCGCGAGGCCGGCGTAAAGAACGGCGTGGTGCAAGATAAACTTTTCCTACCAGGATTGTTAAAGCTGAAGCATTTAATCGATAGTAATTACTTTGGTGATATATTGTCCGTGAAGCTGGACTTTGGTTATTGGGTCTTCGAAGGCGACTGGCAGGAAGCGCAGCGTCCAAGCTGGAATTACCGGGCTGAAGATGGCGGCGGTATTATCGTCGATATGTTTGCACATTGGCGCTATGTGATTGACCATCTATTCGGTGAGATTGACAGCATGACATGCATAGGAGCAACACATATTCCTTATCGAGTTGACGAAGCAGGTAATCGCTACAAAGCAACAGCGGATGATGCTGCATATGCTATCTTCGCTTTGAAAAACGGTGTTGTGGTGCAAGCCAATTCTTCTTGGACGACTAGAGTAGATCGAGATGACCTTGTTACATTCCAAGTGGATGGCACATTGGGCAGCGCAGTCGCTGGGTTGCGTGATTGTAAGGTTCAGCATCGTGTATCAACACCAAAACCGGTTTGGAATCCTGATATTCCGAATACGATCGACTTCCGTTCCCAGTGGGAATCGCTGCCGGAAAACCGTACCTATGACAATGGATTCAAAATTCAGTGGGAACAGTTTTTGCGACATGTAGAAGAAGATGCCGCTTTCCCTTGGGACTTGCTTGAAGGTGCGAAAGGTACCCAGCTGTCTGATTTAGGGTTAGAAGCGTGGCATGAGAAGAAGTGGGTCACTGTACCGAGCTTGGAAATCTAA
- a CDS encoding dihydrodipicolinate synthase family protein, whose product MTTILLPKQGGSLEPYTMIHSASTYPTEGTFRKRTAYSAAHVVADTKSAAHPILGGAIDWDATLAYRKTLWKLGFGVAEAMDTAQRGMGLTWDMAKELISISAQEAQKENALLASGAGTDHLEADKTYTLAEIKQAYEEQTAFVEGTGSRIILMASRALAVSARSAADYQDVYGHVLKGVNKPVILHWLGPMFDPKLTGYWGTETISTAMDACLELIHQNKAKIDGIKISLLDKDKEVEMRAQLPASVRMYTGDDFNYPELIQGDGGQYSHALLGIFDAIAPAASEALRALDADDIEGYREIFDKTVPLARHIFETPTYAYKTGVVFLAYLNGYQSHFRMIGGAEGARSVLHLSELFRLADQAGVLVDPDLAVERMQLVLKIAGIEQKVTT is encoded by the coding sequence ATGACAACAATTCTTTTACCAAAGCAAGGGGGGTCCTTGGAGCCGTACACAATGATCCATTCCGCCTCTACTTATCCGACAGAAGGTACTTTCCGTAAACGGACGGCTTACTCCGCTGCGCATGTTGTGGCGGACACAAAGTCGGCGGCACATCCAATACTTGGCGGAGCAATTGATTGGGATGCTACGCTTGCTTATCGAAAAACACTGTGGAAGCTCGGTTTCGGTGTAGCAGAAGCAATGGATACAGCGCAGCGAGGCATGGGTCTTACATGGGATATGGCAAAGGAACTGATTTCGATTAGTGCACAAGAAGCGCAAAAGGAGAATGCACTGCTTGCTTCTGGTGCAGGCACAGACCATCTCGAGGCAGATAAGACGTATACATTAGCTGAAATTAAGCAAGCGTATGAGGAACAGACGGCCTTCGTTGAAGGGACCGGCAGCCGTATCATTTTAATGGCAAGCCGTGCCCTAGCTGTAAGCGCCCGTTCTGCAGCGGACTATCAAGACGTTTATGGACATGTGCTAAAAGGTGTAAACAAACCCGTTATCCTCCACTGGCTGGGTCCGATGTTTGATCCAAAGCTTACAGGCTATTGGGGAACAGAAACAATCAGCACTGCGATGGATGCTTGTTTGGAACTGATACATCAAAATAAAGCGAAAATAGATGGCATTAAAATCTCACTGCTGGATAAAGACAAAGAAGTGGAGATGCGAGCGCAGCTGCCGGCATCTGTTCGTATGTATACAGGAGATGATTTTAATTATCCGGAGCTGATACAGGGAGACGGCGGGCAATACAGTCATGCACTTCTTGGTATCTTTGATGCAATTGCACCGGCAGCATCCGAAGCGCTGCGTGCACTTGATGCAGATGATATAGAGGGGTATCGAGAGATCTTTGATAAAACTGTACCGCTTGCTCGGCATATTTTCGAGACGCCGACTTATGCTTACAAAACAGGTGTTGTTTTCTTGGCCTATCTTAATGGCTACCAATCACACTTCCGGATGATTGGCGGAGCAGAAGGAGCTCGGTCTGTTCTCCACTTGAGCGAACTCTTCCGACTGGCGGATCAAGCTGGCGTACTGGTAGATCCAGATCTCGCTGTCGAGCGTATGCAGCTCGTATTAAAGATTGCTGGGATTGAACAGAAGGTGACGACATGA
- a CDS encoding sugar phosphate isomerase/epimerase, producing MTKANLQLLSLNQITTENWSLSEAIQGCARHDIHWISIWRHKLEEFGVKEARKLLTEYGVQVSSLCRGGMFPAATERERQQRIDDNKRAIEDAKALGTDVLVLVCGPAPDKNIKQARHWVEAGIEAILPYAEELGVKLGIEPLHPMYAADRSVINTLGQANTLTERLQSDHLGVVADAFHIWWDPELEHQIARAKGKLLGFHVSDWKVPMRDMFKGRAMMGDGVIDLRGMRSMVEEAGYHGPIEVEIINQEIWDQPGDDVLHQMKQCYQAHV from the coding sequence ATGACAAAAGCAAATCTGCAGCTGCTCAGTCTCAATCAGATTACGACAGAAAATTGGTCGCTTTCGGAAGCGATTCAGGGATGTGCGCGACATGATATACACTGGATTTCTATTTGGCGGCATAAGTTAGAGGAGTTCGGCGTAAAGGAAGCGAGAAAGCTGCTTACGGAATACGGTGTGCAAGTATCCAGTCTTTGCCGCGGCGGTATGTTCCCAGCAGCGACGGAGCGGGAAAGACAGCAGCGCATTGACGACAATAAGCGCGCAATTGAGGATGCAAAGGCGTTGGGGACAGATGTGCTTGTGCTCGTATGTGGACCGGCGCCCGACAAGAATATCAAACAGGCTCGTCATTGGGTCGAGGCAGGAATCGAAGCGATTCTTCCATATGCTGAAGAACTCGGTGTGAAGCTTGGTATTGAACCACTGCATCCGATGTACGCTGCCGACCGCTCTGTTATTAATACATTGGGGCAGGCAAATACACTGACAGAGCGTCTGCAATCCGATCATCTTGGTGTTGTGGCGGATGCCTTCCACATCTGGTGGGATCCTGAGCTGGAACACCAGATAGCTCGCGCAAAAGGGAAGTTATTGGGCTTCCATGTTTCTGACTGGAAGGTGCCAATGCGGGATATGTTTAAAGGCCGTGCGATGATGGGTGATGGTGTAATTGATTTGCGCGGGATGCGCAGCATGGTAGAGGAAGCTGGCTATCATGGACCAATTGAAGTGGAGATTATCAATCAGGAGATCTGGGATCAGCCAGGTGATGACGTCCTTCATCAAATGAAGCAATGCTACCAGGCACATGTGTAA
- a CDS encoding Gfo/Idh/MocA family protein, which yields MALLHQLEELAHNIAASDKKMPVPFTFSVAGLDHPHIYSMTQGLLDAGAQLVHVYDKNIDQSKAFVEKFRTGEVVSELSHILHSEVDLVATSIVPSERCDLGIQVLEHDKHFLSAKAPFTTMDQLLAAKEAVRRTGKKWAVFYSERLAVEAALLADEIVQYGLIGDLFQLTGSGPHRLQAGTRPEWFFDPSKNGGILCDIGSHQMEQLLHYSRTLEANVLHSKVANYAHPEYGAWQDFGDATLVTDSGISQYFRVDWFTPAGLRVWGDGRTVLHGTNGFIELRKYTDVARSAEGEHLYIVTDHEELYFPVKGKVGIPYFSQLIGDCVYGTEVAMSQEHTFRAAALAIQAQEKAISLTKAGEK from the coding sequence ATGGCACTGCTGCATCAGCTAGAGGAATTAGCCCACAATATCGCTGCTTCTGACAAAAAGATGCCGGTACCTTTCACTTTTTCGGTGGCAGGGCTGGATCACCCGCATATTTACAGCATGACACAAGGGTTGCTGGATGCAGGCGCACAGCTTGTACATGTTTATGACAAGAACATAGACCAGTCGAAGGCATTTGTGGAGAAATTTCGTACGGGAGAAGTTGTTTCGGAGTTGTCTCATATTCTGCATAGTGAAGTGGATTTGGTAGCGACAAGTATTGTGCCATCTGAACGATGCGATTTAGGTATTCAAGTGCTGGAGCATGATAAGCATTTTCTGTCGGCGAAAGCTCCTTTTACGACAATGGATCAGCTGCTTGCAGCAAAAGAAGCTGTACGCCGGACAGGGAAGAAGTGGGCTGTCTTCTATAGTGAGCGTTTAGCAGTTGAAGCTGCACTGCTCGCGGATGAGATTGTGCAGTACGGCTTGATCGGTGATCTATTCCAGCTAACTGGGTCGGGGCCGCATCGACTGCAAGCAGGCACGCGGCCTGAATGGTTTTTCGATCCATCGAAAAACGGGGGGATACTCTGTGATATCGGCAGTCATCAGATGGAGCAGCTGCTGCATTACAGCAGAACTTTAGAAGCAAACGTCCTGCACAGCAAGGTAGCGAACTATGCGCATCCTGAATACGGAGCGTGGCAGGATTTTGGCGATGCGACGCTAGTGACAGACTCTGGTATCAGCCAGTATTTCCGTGTTGACTGGTTCACACCTGCTGGACTTCGGGTCTGGGGAGACGGCCGTACGGTATTACATGGTACGAATGGTTTTATCGAGTTACGCAAGTATACAGATGTTGCGCGTTCTGCTGAGGGAGAGCATTTGTATATTGTGACAGATCACGAAGAATTGTACTTTCCGGTAAAGGGGAAGGTTGGAATCCCTTATTTCAGCCAGTTGATTGGTGATTGTGTGTATGGGACGGAAGTGGCGATGAGCCAGGAACATACATTTCGGGCGGCGGCTTTGGCAATTCAAGCACAGGAAAAAGCCATCAGTCTGACGAAGGCAGGGGAGAAGTGA
- a CDS encoding Gfo/Idh/MocA family protein, whose product MKQKIVLIGMNGYGEHYLEALLTREDVVFVGIVEIHPEKSAFLEKVKQLKIPIFTTLEAFYQQNQADLAIIATPIHLHTEQAICALQHESNVLCEKPIFADMQDRYQWEQAIAESGKWAAVGFNWSFTAPILELKEDIRRGIYGKPKQLKTLVLWPRDEDYFARSAWSGRLASANGKLIRDSVANNAAAHFIHNMLFVLGEELQRTVQVDRLEAELYRANNIETFDTCAIRLETEGGCEMLFLGSHATEKEQGPQFMYTFEKGHIVYDCNLDQGVITAYTEDGQEKVYGNPQANHLDKLDYCIGALTDGRDIPCTFETAIGHAAVIEAVHKAVPQSHTFPAEIQQLTGKRRTVAGLEEELHTCFVKGKLPNELQIPWSRPAQQADVVTTMQKGSP is encoded by the coding sequence ATGAAACAAAAAATCGTTTTAATTGGGATGAACGGATATGGCGAGCATTACTTAGAAGCGCTATTGACTCGAGAAGATGTCGTCTTCGTTGGTATTGTAGAAATTCATCCGGAGAAAAGCGCATTTTTAGAAAAAGTGAAGCAGCTGAAGATTCCAATATTTACAACGCTAGAAGCCTTCTATCAGCAGAATCAGGCTGATTTAGCAATCATCGCTACACCTATTCACTTGCATACAGAGCAGGCGATATGTGCCCTTCAGCATGAATCAAATGTGCTTTGTGAGAAACCGATATTTGCTGATATGCAGGATCGTTACCAATGGGAGCAGGCAATTGCAGAATCTGGCAAGTGGGCAGCTGTTGGTTTTAACTGGTCGTTCACGGCACCTATTCTAGAGTTGAAGGAAGACATCCGCCGAGGTATCTATGGAAAACCCAAACAGCTGAAAACGTTAGTATTGTGGCCGCGGGATGAAGATTACTTTGCTCGTTCAGCATGGTCAGGGAGGCTGGCATCTGCTAATGGAAAGCTGATTCGTGACAGTGTAGCGAATAATGCTGCTGCACACTTTATTCATAATATGTTGTTTGTATTAGGAGAAGAATTGCAGCGTACCGTGCAAGTTGACCGTCTGGAAGCAGAACTTTACCGAGCAAACAATATTGAAACATTTGATACTTGTGCTATCCGTTTAGAAACAGAGGGTGGCTGTGAGATGCTCTTTCTTGGATCGCATGCAACAGAAAAAGAACAAGGGCCGCAATTTATGTATACGTTTGAAAAAGGTCATATTGTATATGATTGCAATCTTGACCAAGGTGTTATCACTGCTTATACAGAAGATGGGCAGGAGAAGGTCTATGGAAATCCGCAAGCAAATCATCTTGATAAATTAGATTATTGTATTGGTGCTCTGACAGATGGCAGAGACATTCCGTGTACCTTTGAAACAGCAATCGGTCATGCGGCAGTTATTGAAGCTGTGCATAAGGCAGTACCGCAGAGTCACACGTTTCCAGCAGAAATACAGCAGTTGACTGGTAAGAGAAGAACGGTTGCTGGGTTAGAGGAAGAATTGCATACGTGTTTTGTAAAAGGGAAGCTGCCAAACGAATTGCAGATTCCGTGGAGCAGACCTGCCCAACAGGCAGATGTAGTCACAACAATGCAAAAAGGCAGCCCCTAA
- a CDS encoding TRAP transporter substrate-binding protein, whose amino-acid sequence MKRAKTTWLILAVLLLGIGVLMIVGPSTDAAEQETKKLTMGHIHNPNSPVYASLEEFTGELEERTDGVISTDIYTEGSLGGERVMLELVQNGVVDMAKVNGGVLESFYPDFSIFSLPYVFEDEEHFKKVMQSEIVKNLYKELEEVGLHGIAYYDAGARSFYTADTPIQTPEDLHGLKIRTMTNTTSIRTMELLGASPTPLPAPEVYTGLQQGVIDGAESSPIALTDANHGEVAKFFSYDEHTRIPDFLIMSEKTWDSLTPEQQQAVEESAAISSENHNARWDQLIEESIKKAEDEMGVTFNELDQAPFKELVQPLIEERREDPKIAKVLDDIAALE is encoded by the coding sequence ATGAAGCGAGCAAAAACGACGTGGTTGATTCTTGCTGTTTTACTGCTTGGGATTGGTGTATTGATGATTGTTGGTCCATCAACAGATGCAGCTGAACAGGAGACAAAGAAACTGACGATGGGGCATATCCACAATCCCAATAGTCCGGTTTATGCCAGCTTAGAGGAATTCACAGGTGAACTAGAGGAGCGTACGGATGGGGTCATTTCGACCGATATTTACACAGAAGGCAGCCTTGGCGGGGAAAGAGTTATGCTGGAACTTGTCCAAAATGGTGTGGTGGATATGGCGAAAGTGAACGGTGGTGTGCTGGAGAGCTTTTATCCTGATTTTTCTATTTTTAGTCTGCCATATGTGTTCGAGGATGAAGAGCACTTCAAAAAAGTCATGCAGTCGGAAATTGTGAAAAATCTTTATAAAGAGCTGGAAGAGGTCGGCTTGCACGGTATCGCTTATTATGATGCTGGAGCACGCAGTTTCTATACGGCTGATACACCGATTCAGACTCCCGAAGATTTACACGGATTGAAGATCCGTACCATGACAAATACAACTTCCATTCGCACGATGGAGCTGCTCGGCGCCTCGCCGACTCCATTACCTGCGCCAGAAGTGTATACGGGTCTGCAGCAGGGGGTAATTGATGGAGCCGAGAGCAGTCCTATTGCGCTTACGGATGCGAACCATGGTGAAGTTGCTAAATTCTTTTCTTATGATGAACATACGCGTATCCCAGATTTCCTAATTATGAGTGAGAAGACATGGGATAGCTTAACACCAGAACAACAGCAAGCAGTGGAGGAGTCGGCAGCAATTTCTTCTGAAAATCATAATGCGCGCTGGGATCAATTAATCGAAGAGAGCATCAAGAAGGCAGAAGATGAGATGGGCGTCACATTTAATGAACTGGATCAAGCTCCATTCAAAGAACTTGTGCAGCCGCTGATAGAAGAGAGACGTGAGGATCCTAAGATTGCCAAGGTGCTTGATGACATTGCAGCATTGGAGTAG
- a CDS encoding TRAP transporter small permease, which yields MEKIRYWVDKCILLVTCTLTVFLVAGAIWQVFTRFVLQNPSVFTEEVLRFSFIWVGLLGASYAFGVKEHIALTFLMSKWKHKKDKKAAEIIIEVTVLLFMIIVFIIGGSQLMLETMSQTSPVLGLPMGYVYAALPLSGLLTVYYIVTNRLMARKEAARRRHAA from the coding sequence GTGGAAAAAATACGATACTGGGTAGATAAATGTATCTTGCTTGTAACCTGTACATTAACTGTCTTCTTGGTCGCCGGTGCTATTTGGCAGGTTTTCACTCGCTTTGTCTTGCAAAATCCAAGTGTGTTTACAGAAGAAGTATTGCGATTTTCCTTCATCTGGGTAGGCTTGCTGGGTGCTAGTTATGCTTTTGGTGTGAAAGAGCATATCGCGCTGACATTTTTAATGTCTAAGTGGAAGCATAAAAAGGATAAAAAAGCTGCTGAGATTATAATTGAAGTAACAGTCTTACTGTTTATGATAATCGTATTTATCATTGGCGGGTCACAGCTTATGCTGGAGACAATGTCACAGACTTCACCAGTTCTTGGTTTGCCGATGGGATATGTGTATGCCGCGCTGCCGCTCTCGGGTCTGCTGACTGTATATTACATTGTTACGAATCGACTTATGGCACGTAAAGAAGCAGCCAGAAGGAGGCATGCCGCATGA